The proteins below come from a single Mya arenaria isolate MELC-2E11 chromosome 6, ASM2691426v1 genomic window:
- the LOC128236515 gene encoding baculoviral IAP repeat-containing protein 7-like isoform X2, whose protein sequence is MELHTNSLRKYIGELVVNDRENHNVYDHEWARLRSFEKFPRTSLSAIRLSQKGFYYTGVGTEAQCFSCGFSNSKWPAGISIEDIHRKGSPDCPFIMGAASSNVPIHGGADSKPEVEKALQNENEELRRQVSCKICLDLDASVVFLPCGHMVTCEECAPAMRKCPICRSNIRGTVKAFLP, encoded by the exons ATGGAGTTACACACCAACTCCTTAAGGAAGTATATAGGAGAACTTGTTGTAAATGATAGGGAAAATCATAACGTATATGATCATGAATGGGCTCGCTTAAGATCGTTTGAAAAGTTCCCCAGAACGTCACTTAGTGCCATAAGATTATCACAGAAAGGATTCTATTATACGGGTGTTGGAACTGAGGCCCAGTGTTTTAGCTGTGGATTTTCCAACTCCAAGTGGCCAGCGGGTATAAGTATAGAAGACATTCACAGGAAAGGGTCACCCGACTGTCCATTTATTATGGGGGCCGCATCTTCTAACGTGCCCATTCATGGTGGTGCCGACAGCAAGCCGGAAG tgGAAAAAGCTTTGCAAAACGAAAACGAGGAGCTGCGACGTCAGGTTTCATGCAAGATCTGTCTGGATTTGGACGCCAGCGTCGTCTTCTTGCCTTGCGGTCACATGGTCACGTGTGAGGAGTGCGCGCCGGCCATGCGGAAGTGTCCGATATGCCGGTCCAACATTAGGGGGACGGTCAAGGCGTTTTTGCCTTGA
- the LOC128236515 gene encoding baculoviral IAP repeat-containing protein 3-like isoform X1, with protein MELHTNSLRKYIGELVVNDRENHNVYDHEWARLRSFEKFPRTSLSAIRLSQKGFYYTGVGTEAQCFSCGFSNSKWPAGISIEDIHRKGSPDCPFIMGAASSNVPIHGGADSKPEGENCSSTDSRTSFVNNHNNSAAGHHLPNSNARFGQYDSSMETDCPSIQERRSSKNHTARDTNTTDSFYEVEKALQNENEELRRQVSCKICLDLDASVVFLPCGHMVTCEECAPAMRKCPICRSNIRGTVKAFLP; from the exons ATGGAGTTACACACCAACTCCTTAAGGAAGTATATAGGAGAACTTGTTGTAAATGATAGGGAAAATCATAACGTATATGATCATGAATGGGCTCGCTTAAGATCGTTTGAAAAGTTCCCCAGAACGTCACTTAGTGCCATAAGATTATCACAGAAAGGATTCTATTATACGGGTGTTGGAACTGAGGCCCAGTGTTTTAGCTGTGGATTTTCCAACTCCAAGTGGCCAGCGGGTATAAGTATAGAAGACATTCACAGGAAAGGGTCACCCGACTGTCCATTTATTATGGGGGCCGCATCTTCTAACGTGCCCATTCATGGTGGTGCCGACAGCAAGCCGGAAGGTGAGAATTGTTCAAGTACAGATAGTCGCACATCGTTTGTTAATAATCACAACAACAGTGCAGCAGGGCATCATCTCCCTAACTCAAATGCACGATTTGGTCAATACGACAGCTCGATGGAAACTGATTGCCCATCTATACAAGAGCGCAGAAGTTCGAAAAACCATACTGCACGTGATACCAACACGACCGATTCATTCTATGAAG tgGAAAAAGCTTTGCAAAACGAAAACGAGGAGCTGCGACGTCAGGTTTCATGCAAGATCTGTCTGGATTTGGACGCCAGCGTCGTCTTCTTGCCTTGCGGTCACATGGTCACGTGTGAGGAGTGCGCGCCGGCCATGCGGAAGTGTCCGATATGCCGGTCCAACATTAGGGGGACGGTCAAGGCGTTTTTGCCTTGA